From Caretta caretta isolate rCarCar2 chromosome 14, rCarCar1.hap1, whole genome shotgun sequence, the proteins below share one genomic window:
- the LOC125621839 gene encoding zinc finger protein 641 isoform X2 codes for MGKGNGCREAGAGFPILKLNMISQMEQGEELWTPDHQGSEERQILRNIRTAGDGTVSENKDENPQLESPEQVELRGTVSGRSEENISQNPEQEDARESQHRPEIQQGNHPGKRQVISTYRGGGFKNHNETVIQPTLCTKEKPQKCVKCGKGFKRRSTLIVHQSVHTEERPYNCPECGKSYKVKVSLMSPQKLHTG; via the exons ATGGGAAAGGGAAATGGCTGCAGAGAAGCTGGTGCAG GATTTCCAATTCTAAAACTCAACATGATCTCCCAGATGGAACAGGGTGAAGAGCTGTGGACCCCAGATCACCAGGGCTCTGAGGAAAGGCAGATCCTGAGAAACATCCGCACAG CAGGTGATGGGACGGTGAGTGAGAACAAGGACGAGAATCCACAGCTGGAAAGTCCTGAGCAAGTGGAACTGCGTGGGACTGTATCGGGAAGATCTGAAGAGAACATTTCCCAGAATCCTGAGCAGGAAGATGCCCGGGAGagtcagcacaggccagagataCAGCAAGGAAACCACCCAGGGAAGAGACAGGTTATATCCACTTACCGAGGGGGAGGTTTCAAAAATCATAATGAAACTGTGATCCAGCCAACATTATGCACTAAAGAAAAGCCGCAGAAATGTGTAAAGTGCGGGAAAGGCTTCAAGCGGAGATCAACCCTTATTGTACATCAAAGTGTCCACACAGAAGAGAGACCCTATAACTGccccgagtgtgggaaaagctacAAGGTGAAGGTCTCTCTGATGTCCCCCCAGAAACTCCATACAGGATAG
- the LOC125621839 gene encoding zinc finger protein 641 isoform X1 has product MGKGNGCREAGAAGFPILKLNMISQMEQGEELWTPDHQGSEERQILRNIRTAGDGTVSENKDENPQLESPEQVELRGTVSGRSEENISQNPEQEDARESQHRPEIQQGNHPGKRQVISTYRGGGFKNHNETVIQPTLCTKEKPQKCVKCGKGFKRRSTLIVHQSVHTEERPYNCPECGKSYKVKVSLMSPQKLHTG; this is encoded by the exons ATGGGAAAGGGAAATGGCTGCAGAGAAGCTGGTGCAG CAGGATTTCCAATTCTAAAACTCAACATGATCTCCCAGATGGAACAGGGTGAAGAGCTGTGGACCCCAGATCACCAGGGCTCTGAGGAAAGGCAGATCCTGAGAAACATCCGCACAG CAGGTGATGGGACGGTGAGTGAGAACAAGGACGAGAATCCACAGCTGGAAAGTCCTGAGCAAGTGGAACTGCGTGGGACTGTATCGGGAAGATCTGAAGAGAACATTTCCCAGAATCCTGAGCAGGAAGATGCCCGGGAGagtcagcacaggccagagataCAGCAAGGAAACCACCCAGGGAAGAGACAGGTTATATCCACTTACCGAGGGGGAGGTTTCAAAAATCATAATGAAACTGTGATCCAGCCAACATTATGCACTAAAGAAAAGCCGCAGAAATGTGTAAAGTGCGGGAAAGGCTTCAAGCGGAGATCAACCCTTATTGTACATCAAAGTGTCCACACAGAAGAGAGACCCTATAACTGccccgagtgtgggaaaagctacAAGGTGAAGGTCTCTCTGATGTCCCCCCAGAAACTCCATACAGGATAG